Proteins co-encoded in one Halorussus lipolyticus genomic window:
- a CDS encoding Na+/H+ antiporter, with protein MVAETGIAAELIDLLSVFVIAAGVGVFVAKIGRFPYTIALLLAGLAVSILGLTIDIELSHDLILLVFLPPLLFEGAATTDLEHFRANISHILVLAVVGLITAILLLGVVGHFAFGFPLLVSLLFAAMILPTDPVSVLALFEELGAPERLSVLVEGESLVNDGVGVVIFSTLFALVVESTDAGTDLAELVTLDTIAGASADIVVASTGGAVVGLVAGLAVYQVMYRLDEHMTEIVLTLVLAYGSFLLAEHTLSDAIGGYYFSGVIATVTAGLLIGNRGAERAMSAQTKISVFNTWDTAAFLVNTLIFLLIGAKTPIHQVLTHGRLILLAIPLVVLARGAVVYPLVAAVNRFVNRPVPFDYQHIMVWGGLHGSIPIALVLGLPPNFPHRDELRAMVFGVAAFSLVVQGLTMGNAMGYLDIVTRSDAEELYELLVGRARAVDAALESARRLHDAGELSASVYEDFQGEYEREKTDLNEAISQLLENNPELRREELLVGERRVLKQEKSALMDAMRNGTVSDDVGRRLIEEIDLKLDRVQSGESTVSDRPEREGYEEFWRSQAQEYGLELPFEAGEPSDD; from the coding sequence ATGGTCGCCGAGACTGGAATCGCGGCCGAACTAATCGACCTGCTGTCAGTGTTCGTCATCGCGGCGGGTGTCGGCGTCTTCGTCGCCAAAATCGGCCGGTTTCCCTACACGATTGCGCTCCTGCTCGCCGGACTCGCAGTGTCGATTCTGGGTCTCACCATCGACATCGAACTCTCCCACGACCTCATCCTGCTGGTCTTTCTGCCGCCGCTGTTGTTCGAGGGCGCGGCCACCACCGACCTCGAACACTTCCGGGCGAACATCTCGCACATACTGGTGCTGGCCGTCGTCGGGTTGATAACCGCCATCCTGTTACTCGGGGTCGTCGGCCACTTCGCGTTCGGGTTCCCCCTGCTCGTCTCACTTCTGTTCGCGGCGATGATTCTGCCGACCGACCCCGTGTCGGTGCTGGCGCTGTTCGAGGAGCTAGGCGCACCCGAACGCCTGTCGGTCCTCGTGGAGGGCGAGAGTCTGGTCAACGACGGGGTGGGCGTCGTCATCTTCTCGACGCTGTTCGCGCTGGTCGTCGAGTCCACCGACGCCGGGACCGACCTCGCGGAACTCGTCACGCTCGACACCATCGCCGGCGCGTCCGCCGACATCGTGGTCGCCAGCACGGGCGGCGCGGTGGTCGGATTGGTCGCGGGCCTCGCAGTGTATCAGGTCATGTACCGCCTCGACGAACACATGACCGAAATCGTGCTGACGCTGGTGCTGGCCTACGGAAGCTTCCTGCTGGCCGAACACACCCTGAGCGACGCCATCGGCGGCTACTACTTCAGCGGCGTCATCGCCACCGTCACCGCGGGCCTGCTCATCGGCAACCGAGGAGCAGAGCGCGCCATGAGCGCCCAGACCAAGATTTCGGTGTTCAACACGTGGGACACCGCGGCCTTTCTGGTCAACACGCTCATCTTCCTGCTCATCGGCGCGAAGACGCCCATCCATCAGGTGCTGACCCACGGCCGACTCATCCTGCTGGCCATCCCGCTGGTCGTGCTTGCCCGCGGGGCGGTGGTCTACCCCCTCGTCGCCGCCGTCAACCGATTCGTGAACCGACCGGTGCCCTTCGACTACCAGCACATCATGGTCTGGGGCGGACTTCACGGCTCGATTCCCATCGCGCTGGTGCTGGGTCTGCCGCCGAACTTCCCGCATCGGGACGAACTACGCGCGATGGTGTTCGGAGTCGCGGCGTTCAGTCTGGTCGTACAGGGCCTGACGATGGGCAACGCGATGGGCTATCTGGACATCGTGACGCGCTCTGACGCCGAGGAGTTGTACGAACTCCTCGTGGGGCGCGCTCGGGCGGTGGACGCCGCGCTCGAATCGGCCCGACGGCTTCACGACGCAGGCGAACTCTCCGCCAGCGTCTACGAGGACTTCCAAGGGGAGTACGAGCGCGAGAAGACGGACCTGAACGAGGCCATCTCCCAACTGCTGGAGAACAACCCCGAACTCCGCCGCGAGGAGTTGTTGGTCGGCGAACGCCGGGTCCTCAAACAGGAAAAGAGCGCCCTCATGGACGCGATGCGAAACGGGACGGTCAGCGACGACGTGGGCCGACGCCTCATCGAGGAGATAGACCTCAAACTCGACCGGGTGCAGTCGGGCGAGAGTACGGTCAGCGACCGACCGGAGCGCGAGGGCTACGAGGAGTTCTGGCGCTCGCAGGCCCAAGAGTACGGTCTCGAACTGCCCTTCGAGGCGGGCGAACCGAGCGACGACTGA
- a CDS encoding S8 family peptidase → MSDYHQFGRRRFLEATGGAGAAALVGTGGAVAGPGRSPGPKESEILVGVSAGRDLRGTVEPHVPAEAEIAHENRTLRYLAVGFPAEDAEEARRNFAEEVPQVEGVKYVEENATHRTQLTPNDPQFGSQYAPKQVRADDAWDITQGCSDVTVAVIDTGCQYDHPDLKPNFASNPGRDFVDNDSDPYPDAPADEYHGSIVAGLACGATDNGEGIAGIGNCTLINGRALDENGSGSTADIADAIMWAADEGADIINMSFGGGGYTETMKNAVSYAANQDCLMVCAAGNDGSSTVSYPAAYSECMAISAVDSSENLASFSQYGSSVDLCAPGVDILSTTTETRGSYERFSGTSMATPVVSGVACLTLCQWDSLTSVELRTHLKETAKDIGLSSDKQGAGQVNAYNAVTTDPNPIGTARGDSVRTTISDSLTGSSDYDDWEYTWEFDNPSEVTVELSGPSDADFDLYINTGTTLKATPSNADYSVRSPGSQEQVLIENPDDSTPMQIDVDSYSGSGSYDLTITEYE, encoded by the coding sequence ATGTCGGATTACCATCAGTTCGGCCGACGGAGGTTTCTCGAGGCCACTGGCGGTGCGGGTGCGGCCGCACTCGTCGGAACCGGCGGCGCAGTCGCCGGGCCGGGACGTTCCCCCGGCCCGAAGGAGAGCGAGATTCTGGTCGGCGTCTCGGCCGGCCGGGACCTCCGGGGGACCGTCGAACCCCACGTCCCCGCCGAGGCCGAAATCGCCCACGAGAACCGGACCCTGCGCTACCTCGCGGTCGGATTCCCCGCAGAGGACGCCGAGGAGGCCCGGCGAAACTTCGCCGAGGAGGTCCCACAAGTCGAGGGCGTCAAGTACGTCGAGGAGAACGCGACTCACCGGACCCAGTTGACGCCCAACGACCCGCAGTTCGGGAGCCAGTACGCGCCCAAACAGGTGCGGGCCGACGATGCGTGGGACATCACGCAGGGGTGTTCGGACGTGACCGTGGCGGTTATCGACACGGGGTGTCAGTACGACCACCCCGACCTCAAGCCGAACTTCGCGTCGAATCCCGGACGGGATTTCGTAGACAACGACTCGGACCCGTATCCGGACGCGCCCGCCGACGAGTATCACGGAAGCATCGTCGCGGGCCTCGCCTGCGGCGCGACAGACAACGGCGAGGGCATCGCGGGCATCGGCAACTGCACGCTCATCAACGGTCGCGCCCTCGACGAGAACGGTTCGGGTTCGACTGCCGACATCGCCGATGCAATCATGTGGGCCGCGGACGAGGGCGCGGACATCATCAACATGTCCTTCGGCGGCGGTGGCTACACCGAAACGATGAAAAACGCCGTGAGCTACGCGGCCAATCAGGACTGTTTGATGGTCTGTGCGGCGGGCAACGACGGGTCCAGCACGGTCAGTTATCCCGCGGCCTACAGCGAGTGCATGGCCATCTCGGCGGTCGATTCGAGCGAGAATCTGGCGTCGTTCTCCCAGTACGGTTCGAGCGTGGACCTCTGTGCGCCCGGCGTCGATATTCTCTCGACCACGACGGAGACCCGAGGCAGTTACGAGCGGTTCTCCGGCACCTCGATGGCCACGCCCGTCGTCTCCGGAGTCGCCTGCCTGACCCTCTGTCAGTGGGATTCGCTCACCAGCGTCGAACTCCGGACTCACCTCAAGGAGACGGCCAAGGACATCGGTCTCTCGTCGGACAAGCAGGGCGCGGGGCAGGTCAACGCCTACAACGCGGTCACGACCGACCCGAACCCCATCGGCACCGCTCGTGGCGACTCCGTGCGCACCACTATCAGCGACTCGCTCACGGGTTCCTCGGACTACGACGACTGGGAGTACACGTGGGAGTTCGACAATCCGAGCGAGGTCACGGTCGAACTCTCGGGTCCCTCGGACGCCGACTTCGACCTCTACATCAACACCGGCACCACGCTCAAGGCGACCCCCAGCAACGCGGATTACAGCGTGAGAAGCCCCGGTAGCCAAGAGCAGGTCCTCATCGAGAATCCCGACGACTCGACGCCGATGCAAATCGACGTGGACTCCTACAGCGGGTCGGGAAGCTACGACCTCACCATCACCGAGTACGAGTAG
- a CDS encoding S8 family serine peptidase, protein MADKDMQNFDRRTFLKATGAAGAAAATSGVAAATPGRDPGPKKDEILVGVSAGQGDVEQKVAQHVPGNAEVVHTNDTLRYAAVKFPSQASEKAKANFIDAVTSKDGIKYAEKNKTFQTQATPNDPDFGSQYAPQQVESDRAWDTTFGDSSVTIAIVDTGAQYSHPDLSANYKSNPGYDHVDSDSDPAPDVPQDEYHGTHVSGCAAATVDNGTGVAGQGNSSLINGRALDENGSGSTSDIADAVEWAADQGADIINMSLGGGGYTSTMKNAVSYAVNNGALPICAAGNNGSSSVSYPAAYSECMAISAVDSNENLASFSQYGDVDLAAPGVDILSTTTQTRGSYEKLSGTSMATPVTSGVAGLTLAQHSSLGVSGLRSHLKATAKDIGLSSDKQGAGQVNAYNAVTTTPGDGGGGGGGGDDGGDGGDGGDGSTSSTVSDSLSSSYDYDDYSWNWEYSSPSQIVVELSGPSDADFDLYVNEGTTTNATPSNYDYASYSTNSQESITIDNPDTSTALQIDVDSYSGSGSYDLTITEYQ, encoded by the coding sequence ATGGCAGACAAAGACATGCAAAATTTCGACCGACGTACATTTCTGAAAGCAACCGGCGCGGCCGGCGCGGCCGCCGCCACCAGCGGTGTTGCGGCGGCAACCCCCGGCCGTGACCCCGGTCCCAAGAAGGACGAAATCCTCGTGGGTGTCTCCGCCGGTCAGGGAGACGTTGAGCAGAAGGTCGCTCAGCACGTGCCCGGTAACGCGGAAGTCGTTCACACCAACGACACGCTCCGCTACGCCGCCGTCAAGTTCCCCAGCCAAGCCAGCGAGAAGGCCAAGGCGAACTTCATCGACGCCGTCACCTCGAAGGACGGCATCAAGTACGCCGAGAAGAACAAGACCTTCCAGACGCAGGCTACCCCCAACGACCCCGACTTCGGTAGCCAGTACGCGCCCCAGCAGGTCGAGTCCGACCGCGCATGGGACACCACGTTCGGCGACTCCAGCGTCACCATCGCCATCGTGGACACCGGCGCGCAGTACAGCCACCCGGACCTCTCGGCTAACTACAAGTCCAACCCCGGCTACGACCACGTAGACAGCGACTCGGACCCCGCCCCGGACGTGCCGCAGGACGAGTACCACGGCACTCACGTCTCCGGCTGTGCCGCGGCCACCGTGGACAACGGTACCGGCGTTGCGGGTCAGGGTAACTCCTCGCTCATCAACGGTCGCGCGCTCGACGAGAACGGCTCGGGTTCGACCTCCGACATTGCCGACGCCGTCGAGTGGGCCGCAGACCAAGGCGCGGACATCATCAACATGTCCCTCGGTGGCGGTGGCTACACCTCCACGATGAAGAACGCTGTGAGCTACGCGGTCAACAACGGCGCGCTCCCCATCTGTGCCGCGGGTAACAACGGCTCCAGCTCCGTCTCGTACCCCGCCGCCTACAGCGAGTGTATGGCCATCTCCGCGGTTGACTCCAACGAGAACCTCGCGTCCTTCTCGCAGTACGGCGACGTCGACCTCGCCGCACCCGGCGTGGACATCCTCTCGACCACGACCCAGACCCGCGGAAGCTACGAGAAGCTCTCGGGTACCTCGATGGCGACCCCCGTCACGTCCGGTGTCGCCGGTCTGACCCTCGCCCAGCACAGTTCGCTCGGCGTCAGTGGCCTCCGTAGCCACCTCAAGGCGACCGCCAAGGACATCGGTCTGTCCTCGGACAAGCAGGGCGCAGGCCAAGTCAACGCCTACAACGCAGTCACCACCACGCCCGGCGACGGCGGCGGCGGCGGCGGTGGCGGCGACGACGGTGGCGACGGTGGCGACGGTGGCGACGGCTCCACCTCCTCGACCGTCAGTGACTCCCTGAGCAGTTCCTACGACTACGACGACTACAGCTGGAACTGGGAGTACAGCTCGCCGAGTCAGATCGTCGTGGAACTGTCGGGTCCCTCGGACGCCGACTTCGACCTCTACGTCAACGAGGGCACCACGACGAACGCGACCCCGAGCAACTACGACTACGCGTCGTACTCCACCAACAGTCAGGAGTCCATCACCATCGACAACCCGGACACCTCGACGGCGCTCCAAATCGACGTGGATTCCTACAGCGGGTCGGGCAGTTACGACCTGACCATCACCGAGTACCAGTAA
- a CDS encoding S8 family serine peptidase, with protein sequence MSDDSTQRFDRRTFLKATGAVGAAAATSGVVAATPGREPGPKKDEILVGVSAGQGDVEKNVAQHVPGNAEVVHTNDNLRYAAVKFPSSANEEAKANFIETVTSKKGIKYAEKNATHKAFASTNDPKRSQQYAPQQVESPSAWDNVSGFGDSSVTIAVVDTGADYNHVDLDGNYKSNPGYDFVDNDSDPAPPDPSSEQHGTHVSGCAAAVVDDGTGVVGQGNSSLINGRALGPNGGSTSDIADAVEWATDQGADIINMSLGGGGYSSTMKNAVQYAVNNGALPICAAGNDGTSSVSYPAAYSECMAISAVDSSENLASFSQYGDVDLAAPGVDVLSTIPNDDYAEFSGTSMATPVTSGVAGLTLAKHSSLGPSGLRSHLKATAKDIGLSSDKQGAGQVNAYNAVTTTPGDGGGDDGGDDGGSGDTTTSTASGSLSSYYDYDDYSYGWNYSSPSQVEVVLDGPSDADFDLYVNTGTTSSPTTSDYDYRSYTADSQESILIDTPDDSTDMQIRVDSYSGSGSYDLTITETQ encoded by the coding sequence ATGTCAGACGACAGCACACAGCGATTTGACCGCCGTACTTTCCTCAAAGCAACCGGTGCCGTTGGCGCGGCCGCCGCCACTAGTGGCGTTGTAGCCGCAACCCCCGGCCGCGAGCCCGGCCCCAAGAAGGACGAGATTCTCGTCGGCGTCTCCGCCGGTCAGGGCGACGTGGAGAAGAACGTCGCTCAGCACGTCCCCGGTAACGCGGAAGTCGTTCACACGAACGACAACCTCCGCTACGCCGCCGTCAAGTTCCCCAGCTCGGCCAACGAGGAGGCCAAGGCGAACTTCATCGAGACCGTGACCTCGAAAAAGGGCATCAAGTACGCCGAGAAGAACGCAACCCACAAGGCGTTCGCTTCCACGAACGACCCGAAGCGCAGTCAACAGTACGCGCCCCAGCAGGTCGAGTCCCCCTCCGCATGGGACAACGTGAGCGGCTTCGGTGACTCCAGCGTCACCATCGCAGTCGTTGACACTGGTGCCGATTACAACCACGTCGACCTCGACGGGAACTACAAGTCCAACCCCGGCTACGACTTCGTTGACAACGACTCGGACCCCGCTCCGCCGGACCCGTCGAGCGAACAGCACGGCACCCACGTCTCCGGCTGTGCGGCCGCCGTCGTTGACGACGGTACCGGTGTCGTCGGTCAGGGTAACTCCTCGCTCATCAACGGTCGTGCCCTCGGCCCGAACGGCGGTTCCACCTCGGACATCGCCGACGCCGTCGAGTGGGCAACCGACCAAGGCGCGGACATCATCAACATGTCCCTCGGTGGTGGCGGTTACTCGTCCACCATGAAGAACGCCGTCCAGTACGCGGTCAACAACGGCGCGCTCCCCATCTGTGCGGCCGGTAACGACGGTACCAGCTCCGTCTCGTACCCCGCCGCCTACAGCGAATGTATGGCCATTTCCGCCGTGGACTCCAGCGAGAACCTCGCTTCCTTCTCGCAGTACGGCGACGTTGACCTCGCCGCACCCGGTGTGGACGTTCTCTCCACCATCCCGAACGACGACTACGCGGAGTTCAGCGGTACCTCGATGGCGACCCCCGTCACGTCCGGTGTCGCCGGTCTGACTCTCGCCAAGCACAGCTCGCTCGGTCCGAGCGGCCTCCGCAGTCACCTCAAGGCCACGGCGAAGGACATCGGTCTCTCGTCGGACAAGCAGGGCGCAGGTCAGGTCAACGCCTACAACGCGGTCACCACCACGCCCGGCGACGGCGGTGGCGACGACGGTGGCGACGACGGTGGTAGCGGTGACACCACCACCTCGACTGCCAGCGGTTCGCTCAGTAGCTACTACGACTACGACGACTACTCCTACGGTTGGAACTACAGCTCCCCGAGCCAGGTCGAGGTCGTTCTCGACGGACCTTCGGACGCTGACTTCGACCTCTACGTCAACACGGGCACCACCTCGAGCCCGACCACGAGCGACTACGACTACCGCTCCTACACGGCGGACAGTCAGGAGTCCATCCTCATCGACACCCCCGACGACTCGACGGACATGCAGATCCGAGTCGACTCCTACAGCGGCTCCGGTAGCTACGACCTGACCATCACCGAGACGCAGTAA
- a CDS encoding NYN domain-containing protein: MQPLRSLLGSDETTVALFVDGPNVLRDEFDVDLDDVREAAEDLGQLVTAKLYLDEHATPGLIQAGEARGFEVTVTSGDVDVKMAVDATEFALTEGLDVLAIASRDTDFKPVLEKAAHNGVRTVAIAPGEYGRSDALRNAAHDAYVVEE; this comes from the coding sequence ATGCAACCGTTGCGTTCGCTTCTCGGGAGCGATGAGACGACCGTCGCGCTGTTCGTGGACGGTCCGAACGTCCTCCGGGACGAGTTCGACGTGGACTTAGACGACGTGCGCGAGGCCGCCGAGGACCTCGGTCAACTCGTGACGGCCAAACTCTATCTGGACGAACACGCCACGCCGGGCCTGATTCAGGCCGGCGAGGCCCGCGGGTTCGAGGTCACGGTGACCTCCGGGGACGTGGACGTGAAGATGGCCGTCGATGCCACGGAGTTCGCGCTGACCGAGGGCCTCGACGTGCTGGCCATCGCCTCGCGGGACACCGATTTCAAACCCGTGCTGGAGAAGGCGGCCCACAACGGGGTCCGGACGGTGGCCATCGCTCCCGGCGAGTACGGCCGGTCCGACGCGCTCCGGAACGCGGCCCACGACGCCTACGTCGTCGAGGAGTGA
- a CDS encoding TatD family hydrolase, giving the protein MTEDLGTPVLDNHLHLDPDHGRGIEAVKDFARSGGTHLLVVNKPSWLLGVEPETGEEFRPVFETTIDVVERATEELPGKAWPVLGVHPGLVSKLVDDRGFAPEEARELMQAGLDLAAEYVADGKAVALKTGRPHYDTTDAVWEASNEVLRHGLVLGAENDCAVQLHTEASEDLTDIAGWAEDAGLDPEKVVKHYAGGKLAGPTPSVMSEKNRLELAADRGDPFLMETDFVDDPNRPGAVMGPKTVPRRVRWMQEEGYDEAVRNAHVETPKRVYDLSTEETFDR; this is encoded by the coding sequence ATGACCGAGGACCTCGGCACGCCGGTACTCGACAACCACCTGCATCTGGACCCCGACCACGGGCGAGGCATCGAGGCCGTCAAGGACTTCGCGCGGAGCGGCGGCACCCACCTGCTGGTGGTCAACAAGCCCTCGTGGTTGCTCGGCGTCGAACCCGAGACCGGCGAGGAGTTCCGCCCTGTCTTCGAGACCACCATCGACGTGGTGGAACGCGCCACCGAGGAGCTACCGGGCAAGGCGTGGCCCGTCCTCGGGGTCCACCCCGGACTGGTCTCGAAGTTGGTGGACGACCGGGGATTCGCCCCGGAGGAGGCCCGCGAGTTGATGCAGGCCGGGTTGGACCTCGCCGCCGAGTACGTCGCCGACGGGAAGGCCGTCGCGCTCAAAACCGGGCGACCGCACTACGACACCACCGACGCGGTGTGGGAGGCCTCGAACGAGGTTCTCCGACACGGCCTCGTCCTCGGGGCGGAGAACGACTGTGCGGTCCAACTCCACACCGAGGCCAGCGAGGACCTAACCGACATCGCCGGGTGGGCAGAAGACGCCGGCCTCGACCCCGAGAAGGTGGTCAAACACTACGCGGGCGGCAAGTTGGCGGGACCCACCCCGAGCGTGATGAGCGAGAAAAATCGCCTCGAACTCGCCGCCGACCGGGGCGACCCCTTCCTGATGGAGACCGACTTCGTGGACGACCCCAATCGACCCGGCGCTGTCATGGGACCCAAGACGGTCCCCCGGCGCGTCCGCTGGATGCAGGAGGAGGGATACGACGAGGCCGTCCGAAACGCCCACGTAGAAACGCCGAAACGGGTGTACGACCTTAGCACGGAAGAAACATTCGACAGGTAG
- a CDS encoding DUF2150 family protein, with product MSAPPEEFYSDERWQNWLDRIREEDIDPEDEDSARLLLNLQDDVAIAVAKIVTAYDDEQIDEEEALGELNDIREVVLNEVDFENDEKAMLIDGVQTSLVCVFYAAEQYVAEGPADEAAVEEYVVEAGKAEEAEDLDSALGLVAAAGTRIIDGEELDMEVTEELEYGLVTEWVNGLDSLQSAMSDPEVVEEEDEDA from the coding sequence ATGAGCGCGCCTCCGGAGGAATTCTACTCCGACGAACGCTGGCAGAACTGGCTCGACCGAATCCGGGAGGAGGACATCGACCCGGAAGACGAGGATTCCGCTCGTCTCCTCCTCAACCTTCAGGACGACGTGGCGATTGCAGTCGCCAAAATCGTCACCGCCTACGACGACGAACAAATCGACGAGGAGGAGGCGCTTGGCGAACTGAACGACATCCGCGAAGTCGTCCTCAACGAAGTTGACTTCGAGAACGACGAGAAAGCGATGCTCATCGACGGCGTGCAGACGAGTCTGGTCTGCGTCTTCTACGCCGCCGAGCAGTACGTCGCTGAGGGTCCGGCCGACGAGGCCGCCGTCGAGGAGTATGTCGTGGAAGCGGGCAAGGCCGAGGAGGCCGAGGACCTCGACTCGGCGCTCGGACTGGTCGCGGCCGCCGGGACGCGCATCATCGACGGCGAGGAACTCGACATGGAAGTGACCGAGGAACTGGAGTACGGTCTCGTCACCGAGTGGGTCAACGGTCTCGATAGCCTCCAGAGCGCGATGAGCGACCCCGAAGTTGTCGAAGAAGAAGACGAAGACGCCTGA
- the hmgB gene encoding hydroxymethylglutaryl-CoA synthase has product MTAVGIDAIEIWTGKLKLDLAETFAPEKGEDPEKYTKGLGLHASSFPDAHEDIVTMGANAAHRLMDRKGLTPDDIGRIDVATESAFDNSKPVSTYIAGCLEQVYDEDFHHANKGERKFACIAGTQSLDDAYNWIKAGRNRGRSALVVATDTALYARGDPGEATQGAGAVAMLISEDPNLVELSAEQGYGSADETDFLKPNQQFPSVDGKRSMQVYLARMREALEDYESVAGASHPDDFAYVPFHTPFPGMVRKAAVLAYRHMIRGTPIEEDLAEEIGFQPREEDFEDREEYKEAIRDYMDELSSTDDYQTWYDAAIEPTLSISREVGNWYTGSVHIARAAALKQAAEEGRDLAGKKLGVGSYGSGAQAEIHAETVQEGWKDEIEALNIDEQNAARYDLSFEEYENVHDRHNHDKTIEMEDFTVPDGEFVFTGRGRMNERLYDYVE; this is encoded by the coding sequence ATGACAGCCGTCGGTATCGACGCCATCGAAATCTGGACCGGAAAGCTGAAACTCGACCTCGCGGAGACGTTCGCGCCCGAGAAGGGCGAGGACCCCGAGAAGTACACCAAGGGTCTGGGCCTCCACGCGAGTTCCTTCCCCGACGCACACGAAGACATCGTGACGATGGGCGCGAACGCGGCCCACCGCCTGATGGACCGCAAGGGTCTGACCCCCGACGACATCGGTCGCATCGACGTGGCCACCGAGTCGGCCTTCGACAACTCCAAGCCGGTCTCGACCTACATCGCGGGATGCCTCGAACAGGTCTACGACGAGGACTTCCACCACGCCAACAAAGGGGAACGCAAGTTCGCCTGCATCGCTGGCACCCAGAGTTTGGACGACGCCTACAACTGGATAAAGGCGGGTCGGAACCGCGGTCGGTCGGCGCTCGTGGTAGCGACGGATACCGCACTCTACGCTCGCGGCGACCCCGGCGAGGCCACCCAAGGCGCTGGCGCAGTCGCCATGCTCATCTCCGAGGACCCCAACCTCGTGGAACTCTCCGCCGAGCAGGGCTACGGGTCGGCCGACGAGACCGACTTCCTCAAGCCCAACCAGCAGTTCCCGAGCGTTGACGGCAAGCGTTCGATGCAGGTCTACCTCGCTCGGATGCGCGAGGCCCTCGAAGATTACGAGTCGGTCGCAGGGGCCTCCCACCCCGACGACTTCGCCTACGTCCCCTTCCACACGCCCTTCCCCGGCATGGTCCGGAAGGCCGCGGTGCTGGCCTACCGCCACATGATTCGGGGCACCCCCATCGAGGAGGACCTCGCCGAGGAAATCGGCTTCCAGCCGCGCGAGGAGGACTTCGAGGACCGCGAGGAGTACAAGGAAGCCATCCGGGACTACATGGATGAACTGAGTTCGACCGACGACTACCAGACGTGGTACGACGCCGCCATCGAGCCGACCCTCTCCATCTCGCGGGAGGTCGGCAACTGGTACACCGGCTCTGTCCACATCGCCCGCGCCGCGGCGCTCAAGCAGGCCGCCGAGGAGGGCCGTGACCTCGCCGGGAAAAAGCTCGGCGTCGGTTCCTACGGCTCCGGCGCACAGGCCGAAATCCACGCCGAGACGGTCCAAGAGGGCTGGAAAGACGAAATCGAGGCGCTCAACATCGACGAGCAGAACGCCGCGCGCTACGACCTTTCCTTCGAGGAGTACGAGAACGTCCACGACCGACACAATCACGACAAGACCATCGAGATGGAGGACTTCACGGTCCCCGACGGCGAGTTCGTGTTTACCGGTCGCGGTCGGATGAACGAGCGTCTGTACGACTACGTGGAATAA
- a CDS encoding helix-turn-helix domain-containing protein, with protein MTDATDPREDLAERIAGEITLSENPGATLRKWRTDFGVSQTDLADHLDVSSSVVSDYESGRRESPGIGVVARIVTALLDIDERRGGDRIRQYARVLSAGFESDIVSDLREYPTQVSLDRFYETVGATELSEGDQRHVTGHTVIDSIEAITRLSSEEFYRLYGQSTSRALMFTNVTRGESPLVAMRVVNPTPNAVVLHGLDREDLWEHAPKMARLDGFSLAVTDEPIEDVLKALREFP; from the coding sequence ATGACCGACGCCACCGACCCCCGCGAGGACCTCGCCGAGCGCATCGCGGGCGAGATAACCCTCAGCGAGAATCCCGGCGCGACCCTCCGGAAGTGGCGCACCGACTTCGGCGTCTCCCAGACCGACTTGGCCGACCACCTCGACGTGTCCTCGTCGGTCGTCAGCGACTACGAATCGGGCCGGCGAGAGAGTCCCGGCATCGGCGTGGTGGCCCGCATCGTCACCGCACTGTTGGACATCGACGAGCGCAGAGGCGGCGACCGAATCCGCCAGTACGCTCGGGTCCTCTCGGCCGGGTTCGAGAGCGACATCGTGAGTGACCTGCGCGAATACCCCACGCAGGTCTCGCTCGACCGATTCTACGAGACGGTGGGCGCGACGGAACTCTCCGAGGGCGACCAGCGCCACGTCACCGGCCACACCGTCATCGACAGCATCGAGGCTATCACGCGCCTCTCCAGCGAGGAGTTCTACCGACTCTACGGCCAAAGCACCTCCCGCGCGCTGATGTTCACCAACGTCACGCGGGGGGAGTCGCCGCTGGTCGCCATGCGCGTGGTCAACCCGACGCCGAACGCGGTGGTCCTCCACGGACTGGACCGCGAGGACTTGTGGGAACACGCGCCGAAGATGGCCCGCCTCGACGGCTTCTCACTGGCGGTTACGGACGAACCAATCGAGGACGTGCTGAAAGCATTGCGAGAGTTTCCGTAG